One Ranitomeya variabilis isolate aRanVar5 chromosome 5, aRanVar5.hap1, whole genome shotgun sequence DNA window includes the following coding sequences:
- the LOC143776982 gene encoding E3 ubiquitin/ISG15 ligase TRIM25-like yields MASADLRHELLCSICKDIYTDPVTLKCGHNFCRVCIDGVRDTDGGYGDYSCPDCRATFQQWPPLQKNITLCNVVENFLSTQPHLEEITGICCTYCVDSPVPAVKSCLLCEASLCEKHLKIHIKTSADHLLTEPNTSLKTRKCSIHRKILEYYCTEDATCICVSCSLAGEHRGHRVEMLVEASEKKKKKLKNLLQKLITKSMKTEERVQSMEERKRKAQERAAGEAKRVTALITDVRRWVDDLEKKVLSEISRRKEKLSLSLSDLIQKLELKKDELSKKMRDIEELCNMTDPLTVLQDPNTSDLCEPEEEGGDEDTGGHDGGDEDTGGHDGGDEDTGGYDGGDRGAELISDLSHTLSDMIRDINVTFYVQDPADILLDVNTAANNLIISDDLKTATWTEIRQNRPETAERFQYNQVMSGRRFTSGRHYWDVEGSRSGWWIVGMCYPSIDKRGQQSYIGDNNKSWGLYKVLVYNNLCSVRHDSNEIPLPHEISSNRVRICLDYEAGQLSFYELCDPTRHLHTFTATFTEPLHVALYVYNGSIKISGISCEEPSS; encoded by the coding sequence ATGGCATCTGCTGATCTGAGACATGAGCTGCTCTGCTCCATCTGTAAGGACATTTACACAGATCCTGTAACCCTGaaatgtggacacaacttctgccgggtctgtattgATGGAGTGCGGGATACAGATGGTGGGTATGGAGATTATTCCTGTCCTGACTGTAGAGCAACATTTCAGCAGTGGCCTCCACTACAGAAGAACATAACTCTGTGTAATGTCGTAGAGAATTTCCTGTCTACTCAGCCACATCTTgaggagatcaccgggatctgctgcacttactgtgtggactctcctgTACCTGCTGTTAAATCCTGTCTGCTgtgtgaggcttctctgtgtgagAAACACCTAAAAATTCACATCAAAACATCAGCAGATCACCTCTTAACAGAACCCAACACTTCCCTGAAAACCAGAAAATGCTCCATCCATAGGAAGATCTTGGAATATTACTGcacagaggacgctacttgtatctgtgtgtcctgcagtttgGCTGGAGAACATCGAGGACATCGGGTGGAGATGCTGGTTGAGGCCTcagagaagaaaaagaagaaactaAAAAATCTTCTACAGAAACTGATCACAAAGAGCATGAAGACTGAGGAAAGAGTCCAGAGTATGGAGGAGCGCAAGAGAAAAGCTCAAGAAAGAGCAGCTGGAGAAGCCAAGAGAGTCACTGCCCTAATTACAGATGTCAGGAGATGGGTGGATGacctggagaagaaggtcctgagtgagatctccaggcGGAAAGAGAAGCTGTCACTGTCACTGTCAGATctgatacagaagctggaactaaagaaggacgagctgtccaaGAAGatgagggacattgaggagctgtgtaacatgacggatccactgactgtcttacaaGATCCAAACACTAGTGACTTGTGTGAAcctgaggaggagggaggtgatgaggacacaggaggacatgatggaggtgatgaggacacaggaggacatgatggaggtgatgaggacacaggaggataTGATGGAGGTGATCGGGGTGCAGAGCTGATCTCAGACCTATCACACACATTATCTGATATGATAAGAGATATAAATGTCACCTTCTATGTGCAGgatcctgcagacatattactggatgtaaacACGGCTGCTAATAATCTCAttatatcagacgacctgaaaactgcgacctggacagaaataagacagaatcgtccagaaacagcagagagattccagTATAATCAGGTGATGAGCGGGAGGagatttacctcaggacgacattactgggatgtggaggGCAGTAGATCAGGATGGTGGATTGTAGGGATGTGTTACCCCAGTATAGACAAGAGGGGGCAGCAGTCATACATTGGAGATAATAACAAGTCCTGGGGTTTATATAAAGTGCTGGTGTATAATAATCTCTGTTCAGTGAGACATGACAGTAATGAGATCCCGTTACCTCACGAGATCTCCAGTAATAGAgtcaggatatgtctggattatgaggccgggcagttgtccttttatgagctgtgtgaccccaccagacacttacacaccttcactgccaccTTCACCGAGCCTCTACATGTTGCATTATATGTATATAATGGTTCTATAAAGATATCGGGGATCAGCTGTGAGGAACCATCATCTTAG